From the genome of Syngnathoides biaculeatus isolate LvHL_M chromosome 4, ASM1980259v1, whole genome shotgun sequence:
aaacagatcaaacctcgatttactttactttataAAGTTACCCAAAATCTGGCTATTTTGTTGACAATAAATAATACCTATTAAGtcccagaggaaaaaaaaagagcgaacGTATATGTAACTTATAGATAAATACGTGTACACATCTTTGGAACAGAAAACTATATTTTCTTTAACCCAAACTTACAAAAATGTGCCACGAACCTTGCGGCGAAAAAGAGGTATACCTTGTTGCAAATGCTTCAGAACTTGGGTCATGAATGGaatcagtgaagaaaatcagagCTTTTCCCcgaggaaaaaaatagaatgacgATTCATCAAATTACAAAGAAAAGTATTTAAATTAAACTAGTGAACATTAGGGCTAAGTTCGTCTCCGACTCAGAAGTCCAAAGTTAACGCCGTCCGGTTTGTGTCTTCTTTTGGCAAAAACCGTATGGGCAAGCAGCGTCGTCTTGAGTGTTGCAAGTTTCTCTCTTCTGCTTTGTTTTAAAGATTGCATGTTGATGTTAATATCCCATGATTGTCTTCACACCGTCAAAAATTCAAGCACGTTGGTCGTAGTCTGGAAGGATGAGGCGAACATGAATAACTTCAGTTTGTGCAAACAGCCTTTAGATTTAGGCCTCAATGGGACTCGACACCATGCTGTTCGGTGTGTCCGGAAGTTGAGACGACATGGACGCAACCTCGCTGCCAGTTGAGTTCGAACCCGGTCCACCCTCCGAAAAACTAACCTGTGGAAATCAAACAGCGGTCAGAAGCTTCACAACagagaataaataataataataataataataataataataataataataataataataataataataataataataataataataatgaacgggggtgcagctgtaaaaacgtagcctcacagttctgaggatcgggcagttcaatcccggtcctgcctgtgtggagtttgtgtgttctccccgtgcctctggtttcctcccacatcccaaaaacgtgttaTTGGGAGAGTATAAATAgccccctaggtgggattgtgtgactgttgtctgtctcgatgtgcgctgcgattggctggcatctagttcagggtgtatcctgcctcctgcccgttgacagctttgataggctccagcactcccggaacccacgtaaggataagcggctgagaaaattgatggatggatacaactactactactactactactactactaataataataataataattattattataataataataaagtattagtagtagtagtattgtgAAATTCTGAAATCTCAATAACTACACGACATATAATTCCCCACCCCGACCTGTTCAAATTAATTAAACTCACCTGCCTTTTTGACACTGTACTCTAGGGAAATAAATACttaatttgatcatttctaTACAATTTTAGACAAATGaaatattcccattttttcGTTGAAAATCAACATTTCGATCATGTGGACAGAATTACAATTAATAAAtgagacccccacccccacccactgGAGGATTGACGTAGTAGCGCTAGAAAGGCGATCGTTTTTAAAGAACACTTCATCATTTCACTtcattataaatatttgttaaaacagATATTTAACCACGAATTGTGTTTGTCATACTTTACTAATCAATTAATCCAACCTTAAGTTTGATCTCATTTGTGATTTTATTATTGCATGCCGAATGATAGGGTTGGTTTGCAGACTAAAATGTATTACCTGATTTTTAGATATATCGGTAGAAACAGCTTGGGAAAATTCATCAAACATCATACGATACTATAGATTATTCATGACTTCAATTTGTCAACATATGTGTGACTGTGGGCAAGTAAATAAAAACGATGCCCgtcttaaaacaaaacattggagAGACATCATCTGTGTGGTGAACACAGTTCTttctttatccattcattttctgagccggtttgACCTCACAAGGTTtggagatttgaaccccggtcctcagaactgtgagtccaacggtCTACAGCTGTGTTACCGTTCCGCCATGTTTCTTTCTTGTGTTACTTAATCGGATAACAAAATGAGCTGTGAAATAATTCTGAGGAAAACCAAAGGAACGCACCAGTTGCTGAAACGCGGGCTGGTCGATGTCGCTCTGAAGAGCAAAGTCGCTGAGGACTTTCCAGGGCGGCTGGTAACTCTGCACTTCCACAGGGTTGGCCTGAATGCCACCGTCGTGCCGCTCCGGACTGGCCGCCACCATCGGTGTGCCTGTCATTCCCTGGATGTTCTGAAAGCATTCAGGTTGCTTAGCTCAGAGTATATTCACTGAAGATGATTGCAGATGACGACTGGGTGTGGTTAGACTTGTTACAGTGGGTTCATGTTATCGGAGTAACAGAGTTACTGGAAAGTAATCATCCGCCAGtcaaaacattcaataaacacacaaattaTTTTACTCGCTTAGAGCTTTGAGGGTATAGAAAGGTGTCATTTGCACTCATCATAGCGCGCTCCACACCGTGGTAGTCGGCCGGGCAGAAGAGGCCATCTTCGggcatttggggggggggggggtgatcaacCACCCCTATTGAATCCAAAATGTATAACCATACAGTACTTGTACAACCGTAATACAATACAGTAAGTTTAATTTCTGTGGTATTTTTATCACTCAATATAGAGGGCAGGCGTACGCCATAAAAAAGTGGAGGTTTCTGTTAGTATTGCTTTTCTATCAAAATGAGTTGCCTTGTACTCAAATTATAGGGTTACAATGTTGGTTAAATAAATCCAATCTAGTCCTCATATGCAGTGGCTcgatatttaaataaactttATCAGATTCAATGGATTAGTTGGAGACTTTCTGAAAAAATGTTatgcttctctttttttttctaaattgtatCACAATGTACAACATAACGAAATACTCCTAACCCCCCAAGATCCACCCCTGGGTGCCAGTTTTGTCATTCGTTTTTGTTAATTAATTTGTACATCCACAGCTGATCCATACAGAGGAGCATAAATGGAAGGggtaaacaaatatttaatatctGTGACCCTAAAGCGTGTGTTATGACGTAACCCTACTGTTTACTGAAATGAAGACGAGAAAAAAACTCGCAATGTTTTGGTAAAGTTTTctttgcaaagtatttttttccatgtaaaagaCTCGCGTTTAATGAAATCACTTACCGTCTTGTCGTTtggctgttgttgttgtagttgctTCATCAGAATGCTCCTCTTCTTGTCTTTGCACCTCTTGTTCTGGAACCAGACTCGGATGACACGCGGACTAAGGCCAGTCATCTCCACCAGCTGTTCTTTCATCAGAGCATCGGGCCTCGGGTTAGCGTTGTAGCACGTTCGCAAAGTGTGGAGCTGCTTCTCGTTTAGAACTGTCCGGACCCGAGTTGTCTTCTCTGGCTGTTTGTGAATGTGAGGCCGAAGTGCAGACTGCCGGGCGGAGATGGGTTCTGCTGTGACAATGGACAGGTTAAGTAACCTgaagaataaaacatttgtttaaatCGCTAAATTTTATACGTTATTtcattgcaataaaaaaaaatcggcaCCATAATATATCCACTATTCAGAACAATCCATCTTTTGCATTATGTTTTATGGTGTCGGGGAGTGCTGGCTATCCCAGTTGATTTTGAGTGAGCCGATGTACGCTCCAGACTTGTTGACAGCcagtaaaaaatacaaaatcaaccagaacaggAGTAAACGCATGCAATTATACAACACAACAACACATTGATTCACACGCATACACATGAAGAGTTCATTTATTCATGGTCACAACAATACCCAAAATGGCCATATCACATATCCGATCATTACACGCTGTGTAAATACAATTCAGAGAAAGTCTGAAGTCAATGTCATCTATCACCATGATGTCAAGTTCCTCTAAATTGCATCATGCCAAATATAAAGTAAAGGAACTGATTCTTCAGCAGAACAGAATGAACCAGAATCCCAGACTCCATAAATGAACAGTTGACACAACaataacgacaaaaaaaaatcgttgGAATTTAAAACATGTAGGTAAGACATTATTAAATGTGTTAAAGTAATTGATTCACTCATTCATCTTCCGAACCCATTATCCTCACTACGGCGTAACACAGTCTATCCCAGATACTATGGAGGggaggtggcgtacaccctgaactggtcgccagacaatcacaggtctcatataagcaaacaaccattcgcactcacattcacatctacgtgcactttagtcttcaattaatgtaccacgcatgttttggggatgcgggggaaaccggagtacccgggaaaaaaataacccgtgcaggcacggggagaacgtgaagactccacacaggcgagaccgaatttgaactcagaactgtaaggcagacttGCTAACCAGTCGAACCCTCCTGGCGATGTTGAAGTACCATACAATACTTATTATTTTCGAGTAGAAGGGGGGAACCGTGTCACTTTAGCAGATTTTAATCTTATGCAACCGTACATTCAGTATACATTCATGTGGTTGCGTCTGGGCCTCCCACTGCACGGACTGGCCTTTACCTGCCATTTGCAGAGGTCTGGCGGGGTGTAGCGGACTGAGCGGGTCTCCGTGTCCCAGAGTGGCCCGCTCCACAACGTCGTGGTCGGCCCGGCAGAAGAGGCTATCTTCACGCAGAGCGAACTCGTCCCCTGGGATGAGCTGTCTGCTGCAGGCCACACAGCGGAAACATTCGATGTGGTAGACTTTGGATCGGGCCCTCATTACAAAATCGTTCTTGCTGAAACCGATGTTGCATTTAGCGCATTTAATCCCGTATAACCTGCAGGACACACCAAATGTATGACAATCAGAAACGATACATAACAAGAACAACGACACATTTCTATATGTTGTTCATTATTAATTTCTTTACGTCATGTGATGAACActttattgtaaatgtaatcGTGGTAATTTACAAAAATTTCTATATTGAATAGATTGCAACCAGGCTGACATCACTTGTTGGAATGACTGATTTTAACAATGAAAACTacagaaaaaaagtgcacagattaaaatgtaaagcaaagcaaagcaaacaaaatgtatttgtatagtgtattttatacacaatgtaacgcagtgcgctttacatgattaaacgcattcaaatacacaaataaaacttttgaaaaagtacaatgaaAATCGCTTTCAGTAGTTTAAAATGTATCACGTATTGCTATTATTTAATTACTTTTCGAGGAAACGAGAGTAAAATGAGGTGCGTTTACTACATTTTCATCATGTGCAACTGAAAATTAAGTACTTTACTAAGTGTACTATAGTTATAGTTATCATTACGTGTGGAAAAAGTGCGGTCTATCAAGTATAAGTGGGGATGCGTCCGAGAATATTGGAAATAATTTCAAACATAttggaaatatttgtatttatagaaATTATATCTCAAATCCACTGCAGTTCCGGACAATGTTCTGAAAAAGCGGTCGTTCTGCACTGGTCGTTTTACCTGATGTAATCCCGTTTACAGTATGTCTTTCCGTCCCTGACAAAGCATGTGCAGGACTCGTCCAGGTACTGACTGCACTCGGCGCATTTGAGACAGGCGGCGTGCCATTCCAGATCTGGGGAGACGCGCAGGATGTACTGGTCGTGTATCTGGTTTCCACAGCCCACACACAGAGACACCAGCCGTTTTTCTATAAGACAAATGTTAATATATTGAtgaatgtgatttatttataaTCATGTTGTTCATACGGTGATGGTTTTTCTTTAATTGAGTAATGACACCATCGATTTAGTGTCGCAAAAAGTTGAATGAAATATTAAAGAGGGCTTGAAACTTACTTTTCGGTGGATCTCCCATGTCTCCCATTTTAACAAAGGTAAGGCGATGTTAGGTCAACGCTCAGAGCGGACTGCAACGTCTGCAGGACgccttggtgtgtcttctgctgTCCCGCCCGGGGGGCTGTCAGGCTCCGAGAGggagtgcgtgtgtgcgtgtgtgttttcccCCGGTGTGTGTGACCCTCTGATGCTGGTAGACGTAGACAGCAATGCGTCATCTGCATAACCATCTGATTGGCTCTGCAAAGTCTGGGCAGCAGCACCCACCCCCAGGCACCCCCACCCTAGTGGCACAGTTATTGGTCCAAGGCTTCCGTTTGTcagattttcatattttgcttGTACTATTGTAAACCAAATGCATTAAAGTTTGTTTACATCGAGGTGATTCTAGGATCAGAAAGTTCGGGGTGCCGAGCTTCCGGGCAGGCAAGATAAAGTCTGCTGTCTACATTTCAACGCAattttattcccatttttatGAAAGAGAAGCAGTATTTTGGGGGGAACGTTTTTAATATATATCGGTTATTCAAATACTGAGCCAAAATAAAAGAGTAATGGATTGTATTTATAAAAGAAACACATTGTATCCACATTAGTTTCTGGGAgctgttttctttgttgttaaaatattaCGTTTCAACCAATTGGTATACACCACAGTACCTGTTTTAAAGGCGAAAATCAAGTAGAATTGTAAATAAATCCCTCAAATTTTAGAGTTGTGGAGATTCAATTTAGGGGGGTTTGAGCTCTCCAAAATCGTCTAGAAATGTCTTTTACAGCAGTCTACTTCATTTGGAGTGGATACTTTGGAGTTACACAGCCACTAACGTGGTGAAACTACGGTTTCCCCCCTAACAAATTTTCCCTGATATAATCAATCAGCCGATGTGAGACAAAATGGTTCTCGTTGGTACTGTGTAGTGTGACAGACGATGCTCTCCAAACTTGGATGGTGCCTTTTTTTGAgtaatttttgacatttctttccatttttgatGGTATTGATTTGATAAGGGAACTTGGGACGTGTGAAATTTTCTAGGATATAAAAGGTGTTGCATGCATTGGACGATCAGAACTAAACGATGCGCTTCAGGCGACAGGCCTAAGACAAGCAAGGACGCGAGtagtacacaaaaacaaacacgccCTCTTGTGTTGGTAGATTAATAACATATCACCAGGAGAGAAATCCGTGCAACATTGGTTCTTTCCACTCTCAGTTGGTCatcgataaaaaaaataaaagtgacagATTGTTCTGTgatctgtttttaatttaactcAAAAACGAAAATTTAAGTTAATAAACCAAGGAAATTTGGGTCAGAACGAGCATTTCCCAATAGAAAACAAATTCTTCCTCGCGTATCATTGTGCGGAAGTTGAAATCGGAATTACGTGACGAAATAATTTGCCACGTCTATTAACTAGTCATATGCAGTGTTCCCTGTGGACATTAATGCGTTGAAAACAATTCGATAGGATAAGCAAACAGCAGTGAAAGCAcatcttccgtgtcagacggaaTGTATAAGGCTGATTACAAAAAGGCTTAAAACACTTTCGTccttcatatactgtacaggcTGTAATGTGGATGATACATCACTGATGCGCTTACAAATTGACTTGTGAAAATATATGggtcaggtaaaaaaaaatccaattcaatCTTGTGtcctatttttcaattttaaaaattgaaaataaaatgtaaatttacaatgtggaaaaaaaattacccttcGTTTTTGTgatagagtaaaaaaaataatagacaaACTAGTCAATTGACGTCTTGAATAAGAAAACGATTCCCAAATGAAAATGGACTTGAAGAAATGATACATGGACTGAGAACACTATTATTAATCACTCATCATTAATAATTaatcatattattattagtttacTTACATTTTTTGAAGCAAACATGCAGTATTAATAGTTGGGAATAATTTTAATATAATCTAATTTGTACGAGTTAGCACTTTAAAAATACTTACTTGAATATTGAAACAGAGATTCAATAGTCATATACTTGGGTGGTTGTGGCTCAGTAGGTGGTGTGGGCTGTCCAGTGTGGGAAGGGTCACTTGTTTCAATCCCAGCTATGACTGTCCACATGTTGACGTGTCCTTGAGCAAGCCACTGAACTCAACTTTTCTCCCAGCCTTGCATGGCAGCAGTTACCCAtgagtgcacaggtgtcaaactcaaggcccgggggtcagatgcagcccgccacatgattttatgtggcccgcgaaggcatgattttttacatgatttttgttaaaatttgtaccaaaattccaaattgtcatataataaatgatgacgttgagatatcacaagcatttctgtgttaccaaacatcaacaatgtttgaaaaacccattgtccttgatttctgattccaaaactagttgataacaTTAAtgcgtaaatatgatgggtcaattcaagattttaatggtttcagtcataatgcccctctgacagaaaccataACGACAAAGTGGCCCCAATAAAAATGAGttagtgtatgaatgtgtgtgtgagtgggtgaatgtgaggcactctaaattgcccctctgtgttattgtgagagcggctgtttgtccttatgtgccatgcgattggctggtaaccagttcagagtgtaccctgcctcgtgtctgatgacagctaggattgccTCAAGCAATCCcctcacccttgtgaggataagcagctaagaaaatggctgtatgtgtgtgtatatatatatatatatatatatacagtgaagaaaataggtattttaacaacctgctatattgcaagttctcctcaaatcatggagggatctgaaattttcctcgtaggtgcatgtccactgtgacagagataatgtaaaaaaataataattcagaaatcacaatggctgccaccaccatgtttgacagtggggatggtgtgttcaggctGATGAGCTGTGATGCTTTTACGCGAaacatcattttgcattgtggtgaaaaagtttgattttagtTTCATCTGACCAATCACCTTCTTCCACCGGTTTGGTGTgtttcccaggtggcttgtggcaaactttaaatgagcctttttatggatatctttgagaaatggctttcttcttgccactcttccataaaggtcaGATTTGtacagtgtatgactgattatTGTCCCAGGGACAGacactcccacctcagctgtagatctctgcagttcatccagagtgatcatgggcctcttggctgcatttcTGATGAGTCTTCTCCTTGCTCGAGGTGAAACtttagagggacggctgggttttggtagatttgcagtggcaTGATACTCCTTCAATTTCAATTTGATtgtttgcacagtgctccttgagatgtttaaagcttgggaaatctttttgtattgaAGTCCAgatttaaacttctccacaacagtacctcggacctgcctggtgtgttcctttgtcttcatgatgctctctgcactttaaacaaaaCCTTGAGACAATCACAGTGCATATGCATTTAAACTGAggcttgattacacacaggtggattctatttatcatcgtcagtcaacattggatcattcagagatcctcactgaacgtcTGGAGTTAGTTTTCTGCTCTGAAAATAAAGGGGGATTTGTTGTATGCCCcacttttaaattttttatttgttaaaaaaactaTAACATATACaagaaattttgttccacttcacaattgttcccacgtgggttttctccgggcactctggtgtcttcccacatcccaaaaacatgcaacattaattggacactctaagttgtccttaagtgtgattacgagtgtggctgtttgtcttgatgtaccctgccaaacaaatatgagcgttcatctaaagaatcccataccggatcggtcgtggcccgggttaacaacgcccgcccccggaactgctaacctgcagggcgtcggtggaaattcagctactgtgggtcgaagacaaagaagaggaggaaaccggatttattggcagaaggaaaagaagaatccacAGAGCccacaactgagtgtagggacattGCATGTTTGAACTATGACAGGACAAACTCGggacttggttgacatgatgattaggacaaaggctgatatattgtgcatccaagagagcaggtggaaaggtaataaGACGAGAAGTTTAGGAAAagggtttacattattttagcatggagtagatgagaaaagaaattgagtaggggttattttaatgGAAGACCTGGTTAACAATGTCGAggcggtgaaaagagtatcagatcgagtgatgagactaaaatttgaaattgaaggtgttatgtataatgtggttagtggatATCCCCcccaggtaggatgtgacctcgagttgaaagagaaattctggaaggaactagatgaagtagttctgagcatcccagacagcgagagagttgtgattggtgcagattgtaatggacatattggtaaaggaaacaggagcgatgaagaagtgatgggtaagtacggcatccaggaaatgaactttgggggacagatggtggtggactttgcaaaaaggatggagatggctgtagtgaacacttatttccagaagagggaggaacatatagtgacctacaagagcggaggtagaaggacgcaggtggattatattttgtgcagacgatgtaatctgaaggagattactgactgtaaagtagtggtaggggagagtgtaactcaagagcataggatggtggtgtgtaggatgactctggtggtgggtaggaagattaagaagacaaaggtagagcagagaaccatgtggtggaaggtgagaaaggaagaatgcaaataatgtcttggtggtgaaaagatcgagtgatgaggctgaaatttgaaatcaagagtatcccagacagcgagagagttgtgattggtgcagattgtaatgggcatattggtaaaggaaacaggggcgatgaagaagtgatgggtaagtatggcatccaggaaaggaactttgagggacag
Proteins encoded in this window:
- the isl1a gene encoding insulin gene enhancer protein isl-1 isoform X1; translated protein: MGDMGDPPKKKRLVSLCVGCGNQIHDQYILRVSPDLEWHAACLKCAECSQYLDESCTCFVRDGKTYCKRDYIRLYGIKCAKCNIGFSKNDFVMRARSKVYHIECFRCVACSRQLIPGDEFALREDSLFCRADHDVVERATLGHGDPLSPLHPARPLQMAEPISARQSALRPHIHKQPEKTTRVRTVLNEKQLHTLRTCYNANPRPDALMKEQLVEMTGLSPRVIRVWFQNKRCKDKKRSILMKQLQQQQPNDKTNIQGMTGTPMVAASPERHDGGIQANPVEVQSYQPPWKVLSDFALQSDIDQPAFQQLVSFSEGGPGSNSTGSEVASMSSQLPDTPNSMVSSPIEA
- the isl1a gene encoding insulin gene enhancer protein isl-1 isoform X2, giving the protein MGDMGDPPKKKRLVSLCVGCGNQIHDQYILRVSPDLEWHAACLKCAECSQYLDESCTCFVRDGKTYCKRDYISRQLIPGDEFALREDSLFCRADHDVVERATLGHGDPLSPLHPARPLQMAEPISARQSALRPHIHKQPEKTTRVRTVLNEKQLHTLRTCYNANPRPDALMKEQLVEMTGLSPRVIRVWFQNKRCKDKKRSILMKQLQQQQPNDKTNIQGMTGTPMVAASPERHDGGIQANPVEVQSYQPPWKVLSDFALQSDIDQPAFQQLVSFSEGGPGSNSTGSEVASMSSQLPDTPNSMVSSPIEA
- the isl1a gene encoding insulin gene enhancer protein isl-1 isoform X3, producing the protein MGDMGDPPKKKRLVSLCVGCGNQIHDQYILRVSPDLEWHAACLKCAECSQYLDESCTCFVRDGKTYCKRDYIRLYGIKCAKCNIGFSKNDFVMRARSKVYHIECFRCVACSRQLIPGDEFALREDSLFCRADHDVVERATLGHGDPLSPLHPARPLQMAGKGQLLNLSIVTAEPISARQSALRPHIHKQPEKTTRVRTVLNEKQLHTLRTCYNANPRPDALMKEQLVEMTGLSPRVIRVWFQNKRCKDKKRSILMKQLQQQQPNDKTNIQGMTGTPMVAASPERHDGGIQANPVEVQSYQPPWKVLSDFALQSDIDQPAFQQLVSFSEGGPGSNSTGSEVASMSSQLPDTPNSMVSSPIEA